From a single Prochlorococcus sp. MIT 0603 genomic region:
- a CDS encoding pyridoxal phosphate-dependent decarboxylase family protein has translation MEFFAPPDRTDPKFKSFLEGASSDLCEWLSSTTNRGPLPSHFELPDIGPRLDGLSSSEMLDDLQKIMAGSYQPSHPGALAHLDPPPLTSSIVGELIAAGLNNNLLAEELSPSITKLERSLCKWIANKFEMPETAGGVAVSGGSLTNLMALLVARSNANLLCDPKAVVLASTEAHVSIARAISVMGLPPEALVRVPTDNFGCMSIKSLTEQFHNIKSQEKKCFAIVATAGTTVRGSIDPLTQIADFCHKEKIWLHADAAIGGAFGLSSSTASLVKDISRANSVTVNPQKLLGITKTSSLLLVSDIKDLFTCFSTGYPYLEPSYGNDYQGGELGLQGTRPAEVIKLWLGLRQLGANGIQSLLDKSIDRRRSLYERLDKSKFDIITGPLHLIAFTPNDISKQDAEVWAIKLRKKLLEHGFMLSKPCYKNRTYLKAVMGNPHTKISHIDSLAELINHPLEIS, from the coding sequence TTGGAATTTTTTGCACCTCCTGATCGCACTGATCCTAAATTTAAGTCATTTTTAGAAGGGGCTTCTAGTGATCTTTGTGAGTGGTTGTCTTCTACAACTAATAGAGGCCCTTTACCATCTCATTTTGAGTTGCCTGATATAGGACCACGTTTAGATGGATTGTCTTCTTCTGAGATGTTAGATGATTTGCAAAAAATTATGGCCGGATCATATCAGCCATCTCATCCTGGAGCACTTGCTCATTTAGACCCACCGCCTCTTACTTCTTCAATTGTTGGAGAATTGATAGCTGCTGGACTTAATAATAATTTGTTGGCTGAGGAGCTTTCACCTAGCATTACTAAATTAGAAAGAAGTCTATGTAAATGGATTGCAAATAAATTTGAGATGCCAGAGACTGCTGGTGGTGTTGCTGTTAGTGGTGGAAGTCTAACTAATTTAATGGCCTTGTTAGTAGCAAGGTCTAATGCCAATCTGTTATGTGATCCTAAAGCTGTCGTCTTAGCTAGTACAGAGGCACATGTCTCAATAGCGAGAGCTATATCAGTTATGGGACTCCCTCCAGAGGCATTAGTCAGGGTTCCTACCGATAATTTTGGATGTATGTCTATTAAATCTTTAACTGAACAGTTTCATAATATAAAATCTCAAGAGAAAAAATGCTTTGCGATTGTAGCAACAGCAGGTACTACTGTACGAGGATCTATAGATCCCTTGACTCAAATTGCTGATTTTTGTCACAAAGAAAAAATATGGCTGCATGCTGACGCTGCAATAGGAGGAGCTTTTGGCTTGTCATCATCCACTGCAAGCCTCGTGAAGGATATTTCTAGGGCTAATTCTGTTACTGTTAATCCGCAAAAACTTCTTGGGATTACAAAGACCTCCTCATTATTATTAGTGTCTGATATTAAGGATCTTTTTACCTGCTTTTCTACTGGTTATCCATATTTAGAACCATCTTATGGAAACGATTATCAGGGAGGTGAACTTGGATTACAAGGTACAAGACCTGCAGAAGTTATTAAATTATGGCTTGGACTAAGACAATTGGGTGCTAATGGTATTCAGTCTTTACTAGATAAGTCTATTGATCGTAGACGTTCTCTTTATGAGAGACTTGATAAATCCAAATTTGATATTATAACCGGCCCATTGCATTTAATAGCTTTTACTCCTAATGATATCTCCAAACAAGATGCAGAGGTATGGGCTATAAAATTAAGAAAAAAATTACTAGAGCATGGCTTTATGCTATCGAAGCCATGTTATAAGAACCGTACTTATCTAAAGGCTGTAATGGGTAATCCACATACTAAAATTAGTCACATTGATAGTTTAGCAGAACTCATTAATCACCCCCTTGAAATCTCATGA
- the acs gene encoding acetate--CoA ligase — protein MSSDSSSKIDTVLHEERIFEPPSSVVKASTIRGFDQYQAMVDSAKNDPDKFWGDAALKELHWFKPFDSVLDWSNAPFAKWFDGGKTNVSYNCLDRHVNNGKGEKIAIIWEGEPGEIRRISYKELFEEVCRAANALKSIGISKGDLVALYMPMIPEAAIAMLACARIGAPHSVVFGGFSSEALRDRLNDGQVKAVITADGGFRKDKIISLKDAVDSALDGNSCPSVESVLIVKRTSQKVTFINGRDYWWDELISHQAVECLPEQMNSEDRLFVLYTSGSTGKPKGVVHTTSGYNLWAHLTFKWIFDVREEEIYWCTADVGWITGHSYIVYGPLSNGSTTVMYEGVPRPSNPGAFWEVIQRHKINIFYTAPTAIRAFMKSGRSIPEKYDLTSLRLLGTVGEPINPEAWMWYRQVIGGGNCPIVDTWWQTETGGVLISPLPGAIPTKPGSATLPLPGIEADIVTADGQSVEANQGGYLVVKRPWPGMMRTIHGDSQRFRQSYWEYLEPIDNKLVYFAGDGARKDEDGYFWIMGRVDDVINVSGHRLGTMEIESALVSHSYVAEAAVVGRPDEIKGEAVVAFVTLESGKVSDQTLMQDLRNHVSEEIGAIARPDEIRFTDALPKTRSGKIMRRLLRSLAAGEEVIGDTSTLEDRNVLDELRR, from the coding sequence ATGAGTTCTGATTCATCATCAAAGATAGACACAGTATTACATGAAGAAAGGATTTTTGAGCCTCCCTCTTCAGTTGTTAAGGCATCCACTATAAGAGGCTTCGATCAATATCAAGCCATGGTTGATTCTGCTAAGAATGATCCTGATAAGTTCTGGGGAGATGCCGCTTTAAAAGAGCTACATTGGTTTAAACCTTTTGATTCTGTCCTTGATTGGTCTAATGCACCTTTTGCTAAATGGTTTGATGGAGGTAAAACGAATGTTTCTTATAACTGTTTGGACAGACACGTTAACAACGGGAAGGGAGAAAAGATCGCGATAATTTGGGAAGGGGAGCCAGGTGAAATCAGGAGAATTAGTTATAAAGAACTTTTTGAAGAAGTATGTCGGGCTGCAAATGCATTGAAAAGCATCGGGATATCCAAGGGTGATTTAGTTGCGCTTTATATGCCGATGATTCCTGAGGCTGCAATTGCAATGCTTGCTTGCGCAAGAATTGGAGCCCCACATTCTGTCGTTTTTGGTGGATTCTCCTCTGAAGCTTTGCGTGACAGACTTAATGATGGTCAAGTGAAAGCGGTAATTACAGCTGATGGAGGTTTTCGTAAAGACAAGATTATCTCTTTAAAAGATGCAGTTGATTCTGCTTTAGATGGAAATAGTTGTCCCAGTGTTGAATCTGTTTTGATCGTTAAACGTACTTCTCAAAAAGTAACTTTTATCAATGGTCGAGATTACTGGTGGGATGAGCTGATTTCTCATCAAGCTGTTGAATGTTTGCCAGAGCAAATGAATAGTGAAGATAGACTTTTCGTGCTTTATACATCTGGATCAACAGGTAAACCAAAAGGAGTTGTTCACACAACCTCAGGATATAATTTGTGGGCTCACCTGACTTTTAAATGGATATTTGATGTACGTGAAGAAGAGATATATTGGTGTACAGCTGATGTTGGATGGATAACAGGTCATAGTTACATTGTTTACGGACCTTTATCAAATGGCTCTACAACAGTTATGTATGAAGGTGTCCCAAGACCGTCGAATCCTGGAGCGTTTTGGGAGGTTATTCAAAGACATAAAATTAATATTTTTTATACGGCTCCTACAGCAATAAGAGCTTTTATGAAATCAGGGAGATCAATTCCTGAAAAGTATGATTTAACAAGCTTACGATTGCTGGGAACAGTTGGTGAGCCTATCAACCCAGAAGCTTGGATGTGGTATAGGCAAGTAATAGGTGGTGGTAATTGCCCTATTGTTGATACTTGGTGGCAGACAGAAACAGGTGGTGTGTTAATCAGTCCATTGCCTGGAGCAATACCTACAAAGCCAGGTTCAGCTACCCTTCCTTTGCCTGGAATTGAAGCAGATATTGTTACGGCAGATGGCCAGTCAGTTGAAGCAAATCAAGGTGGATATTTAGTGGTAAAGCGGCCATGGCCAGGAATGATGAGGACTATTCATGGAGATTCTCAAAGATTTAGGCAAAGTTATTGGGAGTATCTAGAACCTATTGATAATAAACTTGTTTATTTTGCTGGTGATGGAGCTCGCAAAGATGAAGATGGATATTTTTGGATCATGGGAAGGGTTGATGATGTGATTAATGTCTCTGGCCATAGACTTGGAACTATGGAAATAGAATCTGCTTTAGTAAGTCATTCTTATGTGGCAGAGGCTGCTGTGGTTGGGAGACCAGATGAGATTAAAGGAGAAGCAGTAGTTGCTTTTGTGACTTTAGAAAGTGGAAAAGTATCAGATCAAACTCTTATGCAGGATTTAAGGAATCATGTCTCAGAAGAAATAGGAGCAATAGCAAGACCAGATGAAATTCGATTTACTGATGCATTGCCTAAAACAAGAAGTGGAAAAATCATGCGCAGACTACTTAGGTCTTTAGCTGCTGGTGAAGAGGTCATAGGAGATACAAGTACTTTGGAAGATAGAAATGTTTTGGATGAATTAAGGAGATAG
- a CDS encoding class I SAM-dependent methyltransferase: protein MAQPSLAKIAYKTLQQGKGLVGIVHKEISTKLMEVIAPEAIPETSPISTDLLLKLRQSIKELEDIDWLEAEKGFYPKNLLFEAPWIEWFAKYPLVWLDMPSTWNRRKSRKFQDIPKSINKDKYPDYYLQNFHHQTDGYLSDHSASIYDIQVEILFNGTADAMRRRVISPIKDCLQNSFKDTSSSEIKILDVATGTGRTLQQLRSAFPYAELTGLDLSSSYLKQASKYLNNSGSELVQLIKGNAENISLIGESFNAITCVFLFHELPKQARQNVISECFRLLKPNGKLVIADSVQIQDSPQFTQVLENFHRIFHEPYYKDYIKDDITIRLTNSGFESIKTNSFFMTKVWSATKPST from the coding sequence ATGGCTCAGCCAAGCCTAGCAAAAATTGCATATAAAACTCTTCAGCAAGGCAAAGGTCTTGTTGGGATAGTACATAAGGAGATAAGTACAAAGTTGATGGAGGTTATAGCACCTGAAGCCATTCCAGAAACATCCCCAATTTCTACGGACTTACTACTTAAATTAAGACAATCTATTAAAGAGCTAGAAGATATTGACTGGCTAGAAGCAGAAAAGGGCTTTTATCCTAAGAACCTTCTTTTTGAAGCCCCTTGGATAGAGTGGTTTGCAAAGTACCCACTAGTATGGTTAGACATGCCATCAACTTGGAACAGAAGAAAATCTAGAAAATTTCAAGACATACCAAAATCAATTAATAAAGATAAATACCCTGATTATTATTTACAGAATTTCCATCATCAAACTGATGGTTATCTTAGCGATCACTCAGCAAGTATTTATGATATTCAAGTGGAGATACTTTTTAATGGAACTGCTGATGCCATGAGAAGAAGAGTTATATCTCCTATAAAAGATTGCCTTCAAAATAGCTTTAAAGATACAAGTTCATCAGAAATAAAGATTCTTGATGTAGCAACTGGAACAGGAAGAACTCTTCAGCAACTTAGATCGGCCTTCCCTTATGCAGAGCTTACTGGCTTAGATTTATCTTCTTCATATCTTAAGCAAGCAAGTAAATATTTAAATAATAGCGGGAGTGAATTAGTTCAATTAATCAAAGGAAATGCAGAAAATATATCTCTAATAGGAGAATCATTTAACGCAATAACATGTGTTTTTCTTTTTCATGAATTACCAAAACAAGCTAGGCAGAATGTTATTTCAGAATGCTTTCGTCTTTTAAAACCAAATGGAAAGTTAGTTATTGCAGATTCAGTTCAAATACAAGACTCCCCTCAATTCACACAAGTCTTAGAAAATTTTCATCGAATATTCCACGAGCCTTATTATAAAGATTATATAAAAGACGACATCACTATAAGACTTACAAATTCCGGATTTGAATCTATAAAAACAAACTCATTTTTCATGACAAAAGTTTGGTCGGCCACTAAACCATCTACCTGA
- the glnA gene encoding type I glutamate--ammonia ligase, whose protein sequence is MGKSPQDVLRQIKDEGIELIDLKFTDIHGKWQHLTVTSDMIEESSFKEGLAFDGSSIRGWKAINESDMSMVPDATTAWIDPFYKHKTLSIICSIQEPRSGEPYSRCPRFLAQKALSYLSSTGLADVAFFGPEPEFFIFDDVRYDSKEGTSFYSVDTIEAPWNTARLEEGGNLGYKIQYKEGYFPVAPNDTAQDMRSEMLLLMGQLGIPIEKHHHEVAGPGQHELGMKFASLINAADNVMTYKYVVRNIAKKYGKTATFMPKPIWNDNGTGMHVHQSLWKDGQPLFFGENTYANLSQTAKWYIGGILKHAPSFLAFTNPGTNSYKRLVPGFEAPVNLVYSQGNRSAAIRIPLTGPSPKAKRLEFRPGDAIANPYLAFSAMLMAGIDGIKNQIDPGEGEDRDLFELPSEELAKIATVPSSLNDALDALNRDNNYLTEGGVFDDDFINNFIEMKYEEVQQLRQRPHPHEFFMYYDA, encoded by the coding sequence ATGGGCAAATCTCCACAGGATGTACTTAGACAAATTAAAGATGAGGGTATTGAGCTCATTGATCTTAAATTCACTGACATCCACGGTAAATGGCAACATTTAACCGTTACATCAGACATGATCGAAGAAAGCTCTTTCAAGGAAGGGCTAGCCTTTGATGGCTCTTCCATAAGGGGATGGAAAGCCATTAATGAGTCAGATATGTCAATGGTCCCAGACGCTACAACTGCATGGATAGATCCCTTTTATAAGCACAAAACACTTAGCATTATTTGTTCAATACAAGAGCCAAGGAGTGGGGAGCCCTATTCAAGATGTCCAAGATTTTTAGCTCAAAAAGCACTTTCTTATTTATCTTCTACAGGTTTAGCTGATGTAGCTTTCTTTGGACCAGAACCAGAGTTCTTTATTTTTGACGACGTAAGGTATGACTCAAAAGAAGGCACTTCCTTTTATAGCGTAGACACTATTGAGGCCCCTTGGAACACAGCAAGGTTAGAGGAAGGTGGCAACCTAGGATACAAAATACAATATAAAGAAGGATATTTCCCAGTAGCTCCAAATGATACTGCTCAAGACATGCGTTCTGAGATGTTACTTCTCATGGGTCAACTAGGAATACCTATAGAGAAACATCATCATGAGGTTGCAGGACCAGGTCAACATGAACTTGGAATGAAATTTGCTTCACTTATAAACGCAGCAGATAACGTAATGACATATAAATATGTTGTTAGGAATATTGCCAAAAAATATGGCAAGACAGCAACTTTTATGCCAAAACCTATCTGGAATGACAATGGAACTGGCATGCATGTCCATCAAAGTCTCTGGAAGGATGGGCAACCACTTTTCTTCGGTGAAAATACATATGCCAACCTATCTCAAACTGCCAAATGGTATATAGGTGGCATTCTTAAACATGCACCTTCTTTCTTAGCCTTCACAAACCCAGGAACAAATAGCTATAAACGATTAGTACCAGGGTTTGAAGCCCCAGTAAATCTTGTTTACTCCCAAGGTAATAGATCAGCTGCTATTAGAATTCCTTTAACAGGACCAAGTCCAAAAGCAAAAAGGTTAGAATTTAGACCTGGTGATGCTATAGCAAATCCCTATTTAGCCTTTAGCGCAATGCTAATGGCTGGAATTGATGGTATTAAGAATCAAATAGATCCAGGCGAAGGAGAAGATCGTGATCTATTTGAACTTCCCTCAGAAGAACTTGCCAAGATTGCAACAGTTCCATCATCCTTAAATGATGCATTGGATGCACTAAATAGAGATAATAATTATTTAACTGAAGGTGGCGTGTTCGATGATGACTTTATAAATAACTTCATCGAAATGAAGTATGAAGAAGTTCAGCAATTAAGGCAAAGACCTCATCCTCATGAATTCTTTATGTACTATGACGCATAA
- a CDS encoding pyridoxal-phosphate-dependent aminotransferase family protein yields the protein MLKTFDTSLSALSVPERLLLGPGPSNSHPLVLQALSNQPVGHLDPFYIDLMADVQNLLRHVWQTTNRLTLPMSGTGSAAMEATIANIVEPGDTVLVAIKGYFGHRLADMASRYKANVQTIQKPWGQAFSLNELEESLIKHKPAVLALVHAETSTGVCQPMDGIGDLCRKYNCLLILDTVTSLGSIPLFLDEWKVDLAYSCSQKGLSCPPGLGPFTMNKRAEDKLNARTSKVSNWYLDVSLLNKYWGSDRVYHHTAPVNMNFGIREALKLIVEEGLENSWERHRENANSLWTGLTQLGIELHVDENLRLPTLTTVKIPDGIDGKAFTLHLLHKHGVEIGGGLGELAGKVWRIGLMGYNSQSKNVERILNLFETQLPKFKS from the coding sequence ATGTTGAAAACTTTTGACACGTCACTATCAGCTCTTTCGGTTCCAGAGAGGCTATTACTAGGTCCAGGACCTTCTAATTCTCACCCTTTAGTGCTGCAAGCACTGTCCAATCAGCCTGTTGGTCACTTAGATCCTTTTTATATTGATTTAATGGCTGATGTTCAGAATCTATTACGGCATGTCTGGCAGACAACAAATAGATTAACTCTTCCAATGAGTGGCACTGGTAGTGCAGCAATGGAGGCAACAATTGCAAATATTGTTGAACCTGGGGACACTGTCCTTGTTGCCATTAAAGGCTACTTTGGTCATCGATTGGCTGACATGGCCTCAAGGTATAAGGCAAATGTTCAGACAATTCAAAAACCCTGGGGACAAGCCTTTTCTCTTAATGAACTTGAAGAGTCTTTAATCAAACATAAGCCTGCTGTTCTTGCTCTAGTACATGCAGAAACATCTACAGGTGTTTGTCAGCCTATGGATGGAATAGGCGATTTATGTCGAAAATATAATTGCTTGTTGATTTTAGACACTGTTACATCACTTGGAAGTATCCCTTTGTTTTTAGATGAATGGAAGGTGGATCTTGCTTATAGCTGTAGTCAGAAGGGCTTAAGTTGCCCTCCAGGTTTAGGCCCCTTTACTATGAATAAAAGGGCAGAAGACAAATTGAATGCAAGGACAAGCAAAGTATCTAATTGGTATCTTGATGTGTCCCTGTTAAATAAATATTGGGGTAGTGACCGTGTTTACCATCACACTGCACCAGTAAATATGAATTTTGGAATCCGAGAAGCACTTAAACTTATTGTTGAAGAGGGTTTGGAGAACTCATGGGAACGCCATAGAGAAAATGCAAATAGCCTATGGACTGGCTTAACCCAACTTGGTATTGAATTACATGTTGATGAAAATCTAAGGCTTCCTACTCTTACTACAGTTAAAATACCTGATGGCATTGATGGAAAAGCTTTCACACTTCATTTATTGCATAAGCATGGCGTTGAGATTGGTGGTGGATTAGGTGAATTAGCAGGTAAGGTCTGGCGAATTGGTCTTATGGGCTACAACTCTCAATCAAAGAATGTTGAAAGAATCTTGAACCTTTTCGAGACACAATTGCCTAAATTCAAGTCCTAG
- the murI gene encoding glutamate racemase, whose amino-acid sequence MKLRLALFDSGLGGLSVLQSIKERHNNFNAIYLADTARVPYGSKTPSEIRDIAFKISQWLHCQDVNAVVVACNTTNSLALDVIKQNVNVPVFDLIGSLSGILKVSKVGILATPLTVDSLAYTKEIHSFSPSTYVIEEACPDLVPIIEKGNLNSPEITTKVYDHLAPLLKADVEAIVLGCSHYPLIKPVIRKLIPSHISVINPASGLAKKMDPFFNFSKIALDSLDNSVDIQFCVTSDPMNFTSRVAHMLEIKPQVEVVSLHSKSCVY is encoded by the coding sequence TTGAAATTACGCTTAGCTCTTTTTGATAGTGGACTTGGTGGCTTATCTGTACTACAGAGCATTAAGGAACGTCATAATAATTTTAATGCAATTTATTTAGCTGATACCGCTAGAGTTCCTTATGGGTCTAAAACCCCTAGTGAAATTCGTGACATAGCTTTTAAAATATCTCAATGGTTGCATTGCCAAGATGTAAATGCTGTGGTTGTTGCATGTAATACAACTAATTCTCTGGCCCTAGATGTCATTAAGCAAAATGTAAATGTTCCTGTATTTGATCTAATAGGATCACTTTCTGGAATCTTAAAAGTGTCTAAAGTTGGTATTTTGGCAACACCTTTAACAGTGGATTCATTGGCTTATACAAAAGAGATCCATAGCTTTAGTCCAAGTACTTATGTTATCGAAGAAGCTTGCCCAGACCTTGTACCTATCATTGAAAAAGGTAATTTAAATTCCCCTGAGATTACTACGAAAGTTTATGATCATTTAGCCCCACTTTTGAAAGCAGATGTAGAGGCAATTGTCCTTGGCTGTAGTCATTACCCTCTCATAAAACCGGTTATACGTAAATTGATCCCTTCTCACATCTCCGTAATAAACCCAGCGTCAGGATTAGCAAAAAAAATGGATCCCTTTTTCAATTTCTCTAAAATAGCCTTAGATTCATTAGACAACAGTGTTGACATCCAATTCTGTGTTACTTCTGACCCTATGAATTTCACTTCTCGGGTCGCTCATATGTTAGAAATTAAACCTCAGGTTGAGGTAGTTTCTCTTCATTCCAAGTCCTGCGTCTACTAA
- the sds gene encoding solanesyl diphosphate synthase, with the protein MATVTDLLQPVDTDLEYLLKDLRVLIGAGHPILQAAAEHLFTAGGKRIRPGIVLLLSKALSVEGKLSPKHRRLAEITEMIHTASLVHDDVVDEAATRRGVQTVHSLFDHKTAVLAGDFLFAQASWHLANLDNLVVVKLLSRVIMDLAEGEVKQGLYKYDSNQTLETYLEKSYCKTASLIANSAQAVGVLSNASDEELKCLYNFGKQLGLAFQVVDDILDFTASDLQLGKPAANDLASGYLTAPAIYALEEKPLLSELVKREFSYDGDLDTALELVRDSNSIGRTRELAQEFAKNASDSIRWIPESPSKDALLALPDYVLRRLY; encoded by the coding sequence ATGGCCACGGTAACGGATTTGCTTCAGCCAGTTGATACGGATCTTGAGTATCTCCTCAAAGATCTCCGTGTCTTGATTGGAGCAGGGCATCCTATATTGCAGGCAGCTGCCGAACATCTCTTTACTGCTGGAGGCAAACGTATAAGGCCTGGGATAGTACTGCTCTTATCTAAGGCATTATCAGTAGAAGGGAAACTCTCCCCAAAACATCGAAGACTAGCTGAAATAACCGAGATGATCCATACAGCATCTCTTGTGCATGATGATGTAGTTGATGAGGCTGCAACACGTCGTGGGGTTCAAACAGTACATAGTCTTTTTGATCATAAGACTGCTGTTTTGGCAGGAGATTTCCTCTTTGCCCAGGCTAGTTGGCATTTGGCAAATTTAGATAATCTAGTTGTCGTCAAGCTTTTAAGTAGAGTGATAATGGATCTAGCTGAAGGAGAGGTTAAACAGGGTCTTTATAAATATGATTCAAATCAAACTTTAGAAACTTATTTAGAGAAGAGTTATTGCAAGACAGCTTCCTTGATCGCTAATAGTGCACAAGCTGTTGGAGTCTTAAGTAATGCTTCTGATGAAGAATTAAAATGCCTCTATAATTTTGGCAAACAGTTAGGACTTGCCTTTCAAGTTGTTGATGATATCCTTGATTTCACAGCAAGTGATCTTCAATTAGGCAAGCCAGCTGCCAATGATTTAGCTAGTGGATATTTAACAGCTCCAGCTATTTACGCCCTTGAAGAAAAGCCTTTGCTTTCAGAATTAGTTAAAAGAGAATTTTCATATGATGGTGATCTCGATACAGCCTTAGAACTTGTAAGAGATTCCAATTCAATTGGTCGTACCAGAGAGTTGGCTCAAGAATTTGCCAAGAATGCATCTGATTCTATTCGTTGGATTCCTGAATCTCCTTCAAAAGATGCTTTATTGGCCCTACCAGACTATGTTCTTAGAAGACTTTATTAA
- a CDS encoding HAD family hydrolase: protein MILPKAFLFDLDGVLIDSEPLNKLAWKKLANQFGLNISDKKLNKLLGRRKIECAKILQILIKEPVSIDKLLKYHRKIHTEILKDVKATKGAEQIVRWRYKNNIKTALITSSTEESVAYKTRRYDWIDLIQTRIYGDNPKLQNSKPEPDPYILGAKLLNENPNSCWAIEDSEIGVTSALKAGCVVWLITNKYISIENIAIKYPKNNLHIVQSLIDVLNEAEIASKY, encoded by the coding sequence ATGATATTACCCAAAGCATTTTTATTTGATCTTGATGGAGTCCTTATAGATAGTGAGCCATTAAATAAATTAGCCTGGAAAAAATTAGCTAATCAATTTGGTTTAAATATAAGCGATAAGAAACTAAATAAATTACTTGGCAGAAGAAAGATCGAATGTGCAAAGATTCTACAGATATTGATAAAAGAACCTGTTAGTATAGATAAATTACTGAAATACCATAGAAAGATTCATACAGAAATACTTAAAGATGTTAAAGCAACCAAAGGAGCAGAACAAATAGTAAGATGGCGTTACAAAAATAACATTAAGACAGCTCTGATAACAAGTAGCACCGAGGAATCAGTTGCTTATAAAACAAGGAGATACGACTGGATAGATTTGATACAAACAAGAATATATGGTGACAATCCCAAACTTCAAAATAGCAAGCCAGAGCCAGATCCATATATATTGGGAGCAAAGTTATTAAATGAGAATCCAAACTCATGCTGGGCAATAGAAGACTCTGAAATAGGTGTTACATCTGCACTAAAAGCTGGTTGTGTAGTATGGTTGATAACAAATAAATATATAAGTATTGAAAATATAGCAATAAAATATCCAAAAAATAATTTACATATTGTGCAAAGCTTAATTGATGTACTAAATGAAGCCGAGATAGCTAGTAAATATTAA
- a CDS encoding nucleoside deaminase, translating into MQFYQPVKLKDTQTERWMEILLERANRTGSQGEVPVSAVILNEYGHCIGHGTNTRNKYFNPLGHAELIALRQASWIKRDWRFNECTLIVTLEPCQMCAGALIQARMGKVIFGAVDKKRGGLGGSLDLSKHQSAHHKMSIEGGILNDQAKEALSKWFADRRNEITRT; encoded by the coding sequence ATGCAATTTTATCAACCGGTAAAACTTAAGGATACACAAACAGAAAGATGGATGGAAATTCTGCTTGAAAGAGCTAATAGAACTGGCTCTCAAGGTGAGGTACCTGTTTCAGCTGTTATCTTGAATGAATACGGGCATTGTATAGGCCATGGAACAAATACAAGAAATAAATATTTCAATCCCCTTGGCCATGCTGAATTAATTGCTCTTCGGCAGGCTTCCTGGATAAAAAGAGATTGGAGATTTAACGAATGTACATTGATAGTAACGCTAGAGCCATGTCAAATGTGTGCAGGTGCTCTTATACAAGCAAGGATGGGCAAAGTTATTTTTGGTGCCGTGGATAAAAAAAGAGGTGGACTAGGAGGCTCATTAGATCTCTCAAAACATCAAAGCGCTCATCATAAAATGTCTATTGAAGGAGGGATTTTGAATGACCAAGCTAAAGAAGCATTGTCTAAGTGGTTTGCTGATAGAAGAAATGAAATAACTAGGACTTGA